One window of Arvicola amphibius chromosome 6, mArvAmp1.2, whole genome shotgun sequence genomic DNA carries:
- the LOC119816685 gene encoding serpin B6-like has product MDLLREANGTFALNLLKILGGDSSKNVFFSPMSISSALVMVFMGAKGNTASQMIQALSLEKCSGNGDGDVHQGFQSLLTEVNKTGTQYLLRTANRLFGEKTFEILASFKDSCRKFYEAEMEELDFKGDTEQSRQHINTWVAKKTEDRIKEMLDHDMVKPNTALVLVNAIYFKGNWEKQFNKEDTREMPFKVTKNEEKLVQMMFKKSTFKMTYVEEISTKILLIPYAGNELNMIIMLPDEHIDLRKVEKEITYEKFIEWMRLDKMQEQKVEVFLPRFTLEENYDMENFLCKLGMTDAFEDRADFSGISSKQGLSLSKVVHKSSLEVNEEGTEAVAATAAVFILGSPLYTSRFCADHPFLFFIQHVKTNGILFCGRFSSP; this is encoded by the exons ATGGATCTTCTTCGGGAAGCCAACGGCACCTTTGCCTTAAACCTTTTGAAAATCCTGGGTGGAGACAGCTcgaaaaatgtgtttttctcacCCATgagcatctcctcagccctggtcATGGTCTTCATGGGGGCAAAGGGAAACACTGCAAGCCAGATGATTCAG GCACTCTCTTTGGAGAAATGCAGCGGCAATGGCGATGGAGATGTCCACCAGGGCTTCCAGTCACTTCTCACCGAAGTGAACAAGACTGGCACACAGTACTTGCTCAGAACAGCCAACAGGCTCTTCGGTGAAAAGACTTTTGAGATCTTGGCA TCTTTTAAAGATTCCTGCCGCAAGTTCTACGAAGCAGAGATGGAAGAGCTGGACTTTAAGGGTGATACAGAGCAGTCCCGACAGCACATCAACACCTGGGTGGCCAAAAAGACAGAAG ATAGAATTAAAGAGATGCTGGATCATGACATGGTGAAACCAAACACTGCTCTGGTCCTTGTAAATGCCATCTACTTTAAAGGAAACTGGGAGAAACAGTTTAACAAAGAGGACACCCGGGAGATGCCTTTCAAAGTCACCAAG AACGAGGAGAAACTTGTGCAAATGATGTTTAAGAAGTCTACTTTTAAGATGACCTATGTGGAAGAGATATCCACCAAAATTCTGTTAATTCCCTATGCTGGGAATGAGCTGAACATGATTATCATGCTTCCAGATGAGCACATTGACTTGAGAAAG GTGGAAAAGGAAATCACTTATGAGAAATTCATAGAGTGGATGAGGCTGGACAAGATGCAGGAACAAAAGGTGGAGGTTTTCCTCCCACGGTTTACACTGGAGGAGAATTATGACATGGAGAACTTCCTGTGCAAGCTGGGCATGACTGATGCCTTTGAGGACAGGGCAGACTTTTCTGGAATATCTTCCAAGCAAGGCTTGTCTCTGTCCAAGGTTGTGCATAAGTCCTCATTGGAGGTCAATGAGGAGGGCACAGAGGCTGTGGCTGCTACAGCTGCCGTTTTCATTCTGGGGTCACCATTGTACACTTCCCGCTTCTGTGCCGAccaccccttcctcttcttcattcagCATGTTAAGACCAATGGGATTCTGTTCTGTGGCCGGTTCTCCTCTCCCTGA